One Weissella ceti DNA window includes the following coding sequences:
- a CDS encoding HsdR family type I site-specific deoxyribonuclease: protein MNNEFSETLTNSAEYGIISQRDFFDKDISNEKNLNTYYVVHDGDFVYNPRISNYAPVGPIKRNTLGRTGVMSPLYYVFTTYNVDGTYLEKYFSSTKWHRFMEMNGDTGARSDRFAIKDKDFVQMPIPLPRLDEQVKIARFLKDVENLITANQQSIKIKRKRLYMAEERFEEDLIDRLAGRNGLKTEGWTYNDDLSGSTSEKLYDHWRDILNRNNRNRLNGTPLTDAELGRLRQEINNIKTPYEAQLILTGAGGIGSLPLQRDDGTPLEIEIFYGDEVAGGHSEYEIVKQITFTDLPSSLTSKRRIDIMMLINGIPVAHIEEKDERLANQWDAFEQLKKYADSGMYQGLFSFVQIQFILSQHSAHYFARPKDTESYNPDFVFGWRDDNGKDITNAMDFLHQTMGIPALHRLVTVNMIPDESTNNLMVMRSYQIQATRQILDRMRVMEHNGLPEKEGGYVWHTTGSGKTVTSFKVAQLLANMPRVEDVFFIVDRVDLVNQTYENFKGFAYKHMEKRIKNVNSATLRRELNNTHPANIYMISVQGLDALVRDGNFKSDKRMVILMDEAHRSASGDSVKRIKDAFPKTTWFGFTGTPNFYSDESNDVKTTRDVSTADVFGKRLHQYTIKDAIGDRNVLGFDVSYMEPNIEISDKNLTEKDIEREVYSSAPYREQVVEDIAKNWDKNASGELKANVREKNVFHGMLAVSGKQAVVAYYKLFKKHTNLRVAMSYSKNDDNGFGDADLQSGLKQAMTDYSEMYGTRNFLDSDNPERDYLNDITKRIAHKKPYNRKDDKERLDLVIVSDQLLTGFDSKYVNIIYMDKLLKEGLLIQAMSRTNRTINRNAKPYGKVRFFRKGQLMEENVKNALIIYTKGGNDTLNEKKPTKDPGWDLLIDDGIIAGLKSDQIKELIPKIDRLREISEDFTQNPKSEKERQELILLGLDVSRKVQRLIQQGYSLGEDLRVVDLDGNETGETITLNLASDNEFGALQARIYDANDNDGDGSIVDLTDIAIAIEQYNEEVIDYDQLVDLLNSYIDEQSQANRDAVEEHIMPMDEDGKEEIRDVLESIDNKDITEHLTTETLKQERRKSRGLRTELKMYKWADEKGYNGRDVVDAYEYYIPGIELTDNPKLGSKLDDIKKSSELSFLAAASFEKNLMEFFKTL from the coding sequence GTGAATAATGAGTTTTCTGAGACTTTAACAAATTCTGCTGAATATGGAATTATCAGTCAGCGTGATTTTTTTGATAAAGATATTTCAAACGAGAAAAATTTAAACACATATTACGTTGTTCATGATGGAGACTTTGTGTATAATCCTCGAATTTCAAATTATGCGCCAGTTGGACCGATTAAGCGAAATACATTGGGCCGAACTGGAGTAATGTCGCCACTGTACTATGTCTTTACAACATACAACGTTGATGGCACGTACTTAGAAAAATACTTTTCAAGTACAAAATGGCATCGTTTCATGGAAATGAACGGAGACACAGGGGCTCGATCGGATCGTTTTGCCATTAAAGACAAAGACTTTGTTCAGATGCCCATTCCACTACCACGTCTAGATGAACAAGTTAAGATTGCTCGATTTCTTAAGGACGTAGAAAATCTTATCACTGCTAACCAGCAATCAATAAAAATTAAAAGAAAGAGGCTTTATATGGCTGAAGAAAGATTTGAAGAAGATTTAATTGACCGCTTAGCTGGTCGAAACGGTTTAAAAACTGAAGGTTGGACTTACAATGATGATTTGTCTGGTTCAACATCTGAAAAATTGTATGACCACTGGCGTGACATTTTGAATCGCAACAATCGCAACCGTCTAAATGGAACACCATTGACTGATGCTGAGTTAGGTCGATTGCGTCAAGAAATCAATAACATCAAGACTCCATATGAAGCGCAATTAATTTTGACAGGTGCTGGTGGAATTGGTTCATTGCCACTTCAACGTGACGATGGAACACCTTTAGAAATTGAAATTTTCTATGGAGATGAAGTTGCTGGTGGACATTCAGAATATGAAATTGTTAAGCAAATTACATTTACTGATTTACCATCATCATTAACATCTAAGCGTCGTATTGATATCATGATGTTGATTAATGGTATTCCGGTTGCTCACATTGAAGAGAAAGATGAACGTCTAGCTAATCAATGGGATGCATTTGAACAACTGAAGAAGTATGCTGATTCAGGAATGTATCAAGGTCTATTTTCTTTCGTGCAAATTCAATTTATTTTGTCACAACATTCTGCACATTACTTTGCACGTCCAAAGGATACTGAATCATATAACCCTGATTTTGTTTTTGGATGGCGTGATGATAATGGAAAAGACATTACAAATGCGATGGACTTCTTACATCAAACAATGGGAATTCCGGCATTGCATCGTTTGGTTACGGTGAATATGATTCCAGACGAAAGTACGAATAACCTAATGGTTATGCGTTCTTATCAAATTCAAGCGACGCGTCAAATATTGGACCGTATGCGTGTGATGGAACATAACGGATTACCAGAAAAAGAAGGTGGGTATGTTTGGCATACTACTGGTTCTGGTAAGACAGTTACATCATTTAAGGTTGCACAATTACTAGCTAACATGCCTCGAGTCGAGGATGTATTCTTCATCGTGGATCGAGTTGACCTTGTTAACCAAACTTATGAAAACTTCAAAGGCTTTGCTTATAAGCACATGGAGAAGCGTATTAAGAATGTTAACTCAGCGACATTACGTCGTGAGTTGAATAACACACATCCTGCTAACATCTACATGATTAGTGTGCAAGGTTTGGATGCGTTAGTTCGCGATGGAAATTTTAAGTCTGATAAGCGAATGGTAATTCTTATGGATGAAGCTCATCGTTCAGCTAGTGGAGATTCTGTAAAGCGTATCAAGGATGCTTTCCCTAAAACAACATGGTTTGGATTTACTGGAACGCCTAATTTTTATAGTGACGAAAGTAACGATGTTAAAACAACTCGTGATGTTTCAACTGCTGATGTATTTGGTAAGCGTCTACACCAGTACACAATTAAAGATGCCATTGGTGATCGAAATGTTCTGGGGTTTGATGTGTCATACATGGAACCGAATATTGAAATTAGTGACAAAAATTTAACTGAAAAAGATATTGAACGAGAAGTATATTCTAGTGCACCTTATCGTGAACAAGTTGTTGAAGATATTGCCAAGAACTGGGATAAGAATGCTTCAGGTGAGTTGAAAGCTAATGTACGTGAAAAAAATGTGTTCCATGGTATGTTGGCGGTTTCAGGTAAGCAAGCGGTTGTGGCTTACTACAAGTTGTTTAAGAAACATACAAATCTTCGAGTAGCGATGAGTTATTCAAAGAATGATGACAATGGATTTGGTGACGCTGACTTACAAAGTGGTTTGAAGCAAGCCATGACTGATTATTCTGAGATGTATGGAACACGTAATTTCTTAGACTCTGATAATCCAGAACGTGATTACTTGAACGACATTACTAAGCGAATTGCTCACAAAAAGCCATATAACCGTAAAGATGATAAAGAACGTTTGGATTTGGTTATTGTATCTGATCAATTATTGACGGGATTTGATTCAAAGTACGTGAACATTATCTACATGGATAAACTTCTAAAAGAAGGTTTATTGATTCAAGCGATGTCTCGTACAAACCGTACAATTAATCGTAACGCTAAGCCATATGGTAAAGTACGTTTCTTCCGAAAAGGACAATTGATGGAAGAAAATGTTAAAAATGCGTTGATTATCTATACAAAGGGTGGAAACGACACATTAAACGAAAAGAAACCGACAAAAGACCCAGGCTGGGACTTATTAATTGATGATGGAATAATTGCTGGATTAAAGTCTGATCAAATTAAGGAATTAATACCAAAGATTGATAGGTTAAGGGAAATTTCGGAAGACTTCACACAAAATCCTAAGTCTGAAAAAGAAAGACAAGAATTAATACTTCTTGGATTAGATGTAAGTCGAAAAGTTCAGCGATTAATTCAACAAGGATATAGTTTAGGAGAAGACTTACGTGTTGTTGATTTAGATGGAAATGAAACAGGAGAAACAATCACACTAAATTTAGCATCTGACAATGAATTTGGTGCACTTCAAGCACGAATATATGATGCAAATGATAATGATGGGGATGGGTCTATCGTTGATTTGACAGACATTGCCATTGCGATTGAACAATACAACGAAGAAGTTATCGATTATGATCAATTGGTTGATCTATTGAATAGTTACATTGATGAACAATCTCAAGCTAATCGTGATGCTGTTGAAGAACACATCATGCCAATGGATGAGGATGGTAAGGAAGAAATTCGAGATGTTCTTGAAAGTATCGATAATAAAGATATTACTGAACATTTGACTACCGAAACATTGAAACAAGAACGTCGTAAAAGCCGTGGATTGCGTACGGAGTTGAAGATGTATAAGTGGGCAGATGAAAAGGGATATAACGGACGTGATGTGGTAGACGCATATGAATACTACATCCCCGGAATTGAACTAACTGATAATCCAAAGCTGGGAAGTAAATTAGATGACATTAAAAAATCATCTGAATTAAGTTTCCTGGCTGCGGCATCATTTGAAAAGAACCTGATGGAATTCTTTAAAACGTTATAA
- a CDS encoding restriction endonuclease subunit S — protein MVSWVQRKLSEVATLIGGGTPSTTSSEYWDGDVNWFTPAEINDQTYVSESTKKISVLGLKKSSAKMLPIGTILFTSRACIGKTAILATEASTNQGFQSIIPGDTLHSYFLYSLTDKLARYGNKMGSGSTFNEVSGKQMGMYPTIIPEIKEQIKIGYLFSNLDELITANQKKVENLQSMKKMLLQRMFV, from the coding sequence ATGGTTTCTTGGGTACAGCGTAAGTTGTCTGAAGTGGCCACACTAATAGGCGGTGGAACACCTTCAACAACGTCTTCAGAGTATTGGGATGGAGATGTTAATTGGTTTACTCCAGCAGAAATCAACGACCAGACTTATGTCTCTGAAAGTACTAAAAAGATATCTGTCCTAGGTCTCAAGAAAAGTTCTGCAAAAATGTTACCTATTGGAACAATTCTTTTTACATCACGTGCCTGCATTGGAAAGACCGCCATATTAGCAACTGAAGCATCAACAAATCAAGGCTTTCAATCAATCATTCCTGGAGACACTTTACATTCATATTTTTTATACTCTTTAACAGATAAGTTAGCTAGATATGGTAATAAGATGGGATCTGGTTCAACCTTTAATGAAGTTTCTGGAAAACAAATGGGAATGTATCCAACAATAATACCTGAAATTAAAGAACAGATTAAGATTGGTTATTTGTTTAGTAATCTTGATGAACTTATCACTGCTAACCAGAAAAAGGTTGAAAACTTGCAATCAATGAAGAAAATGTTGCTGCAACGAATGTTCGTGTAA